cgagggaccttttatgagcacggagagggctcgccgcctgctggttcaccagttgagaaagaaggcagccacgagggaaatagcccaggtaaaggataacagaggcagactggtataataataacctttattattgtcacatgtaggcttacattaacacttcaatgaagttattgtgaaaatcctcaagtcgccacactccggcacctgttcaggtacacggagggagaattcagaatgtccaaattacctaacagtatgcctttcgggacttgtgagaggaaaccggagctcccggagggaacccacgcagacttggggagaacgtgtagactccacatagatagtgacccaagccgggaatcgaacctgggaccctggcactgtgaagcaaaattGCTGACCACTGTGTTACCCAACCATAGCCGTCCCGTAgcccaaccaaaaaaggtcaaccaagcatccGAGGCCTTCTACCggcgactgtacacctccgaggaatccccgccagcaccagtccagtggtgggagctaccctgagaacctggaaccagatgtggcagcatttcagtctgaccgatgtgtccatcatggcccccatctgcggcaaccataggtttgcatcaGCCATTCTCGACGCCACCTTCAAGAGTAAGAGACGGGACAGGGGAACACTGatggtcagggacttttacacgggaaatagacttGCGATCTTagaggagctgacggagagactggacctgccaaacagggatgagctccaggtcaaaaactttctctgcaaggagacaccagcacacccaggaaccctgagaagcacaatgcaagaggaaTTACGGGACGCAGACAGtgtggggaagggaaactgtggggacctgtacggacaactcttaataaggatgcgctccttacttgacgaaacccaggaaaaatgggcggaagagcgagggacggaaatagggtggggactctggattgaagcactgaaagggaccaactccaccttctcctacgcaaggctaagattcatgcagctgaatgttgtgcacagagcacacctgacaagaactcgaatgagcaggttcttcctggagatggaggacaaatgtgaatggtgccagcggggcccggcaaaccatgcccacctgttctgggtatgtcccagacttgtcgaattctgGACAGACTATTtataggcaatgtccatggttatgagggtggagccgtgcccacaaatggcagtcttcggggtatcggaccagccagaactattcatggggaagagggtggacgcccttgcctttgcttctctaatcggccgctggagaatcctgctcggctggtgatcagcagcaccacccacagctgcagactggctggcagacctatcggaatttctccacctggagaagatcaagttcaccgtccgagggtcagaggatggttcccacaaagtgtggaggccattcaccaacttgttccaggacctgtttgaagccagcggccaatggaacactggggagggaggtgggcgtacgggagccaacggatcacagggagcaggcaggaaaagggatgtggggagggtagggtgaggctactgggaaaaggagggagaggccagaaaccaactgacacagagaccagagaaCGAAAACAGAAGAAGAGGAaccccccaagggaaggtttaaaacaggacagggagtgcgtggggcggaaggggggaggcccatcaatggggggtaagggaggacaccgtccacttgtaaataacagataactcccattgtacagtgaagggcccaggaaagtacccagaaacgacgagtgaaggggcggaggggagggacgggagatggggggaccggcacaaaggaaattgaacatgcacattgtaatcggcagagttaccctgactgcttggatagtgtataataagcattgccacaaccCTGCGACTCAATGGAAAAGAGGTGAAAAAACTGCCCcaaccaatcccgcctcaatttaaagtgttcctcataatccagatggatttcctgtaataaagctatgtcgactttctccttaagaaagggagaggatctttttccttctgatagggtgatggatgccccgtacattccctgagaaaatttgtagattaactgccgccattagttaggcgacagagagacaggaacagattttcacaccacaatcgggcgtgcgccattaccccctcctccaactcactttacaccagaggcaccaaagtttccccaaactgctcctttcacggataaaagccccgtctgtaccagagtaggataaagtcaacaacacataaaccctcccataataacaaaaatacaaaagaatcaccaccacaatagatccaaggagaCATTCCTCAAtaggactgaggacccggaggattaaccccacggccagactgtcgttaccctcaggataccttctccaaaatgaggagaagaaaaataacttttgtaaattgtttttacaggatattagaagaggaggaattacagaccgaaatctcaaacgtcacgtctcaatctgactgagtccctcaattccttgtaactgaatatcaccggactttgaatctagaatgtttgtcttttctgtctgcttcaaaacatcagtgtgactggaaaagccccgagacacacacacccgagtgagagtgttccagagcactgactgtggaaagagctttaaccagttacacagcctgaaaaaacatcacaccattcacagcggggaaagaccgtacacgtgttgtgtgtgtggacgaggcttcaactgagcgACAAACCTGGAGACACACAAGGACATCCCCaccctggagaaacggtggaaatgtggggactgtgggaagggattcagggctccatctgtactggaagctcatcggcacattcacaccggggagaggccgttcatctgctcggtgtgtgggaagggattcggtcaTTCATCCGGCCTGCGGatgcatcagcaaattcacactggggagaagccgttcatctgctcggtgtgtgggaagggattcagtgattcatccaacctgcggatacatcagcgagttcacactggggagaagcctttcatctgctctcagtgtgagaagggattcactcagttatccaacctgcggagacaccagcgagttcacactggggagaggccgttcacctgctctgtgtgtgggaagggattcggtcaTTCAACTGACCTGCGGATAcatgagcgaattcacactggggagaggccgttcacctgcactcagtgtgagaagggattcagtcggttatccgtcctgcggagacaccagcgagttcacactggggagaggccattcatttgctctgtgtgtgggaagggattcggtgatCCATCCAACCTGtgggtacaccagcgagttcacactggggagaagccgttcacctgctctgtgtgtgggaagggattcggtcaTTCATctgacctgcggatacatcagcggattcacactggggagaggccgttcacctgctctcagtgtgagaagggattcactcaatcatccagcctgcagtcacaccagcgagttcacactggggagaggccgttcacctgctctcagtgtgagaagggattcactacttcatcgaacctgctggcacaccagcgagttcacactggggagagaccgttcacctgctctcagtgtgagaagggattcactcaatcatcccacctgcagacacaccagcgagttcacactggggagaaggcgttaagCTGCTctgagtgagagaagggattcagatatccatacaccctgcaggaacactagcgcgttcacacctggaagaagccattcacctgctctgagcaggggagacattcaatgatccgtcgcAACGATGGAGAcagtagcgagttaattctggggagagaccattcatctgctctcaatgtggggagggggttttgtgattcatcgcacctgttgttactccaacaagttcacaaattACAGATGTTTGCTCCGttgtattgtttctgctctcactgacatccaggactgcattctgttcattctgacatctggtgaatggtgatgattggagggtttctttctgctggactggccggtctaacacctctgcctccggtgggctgaccatatttgaggctagttgcgattacctggttccaagtttgacgaggggcacagaatgaaaaggtgtttgcacgttggaagatatttagttcccaaagcagccatgttgccatgaagatgggctatggtggttacagggttcttttgcctaatttatctgggtgtttctcgcagaaggaaactgtcatggtatgaggggcaagttgtctgtggtagattgggaaattacaataaacatatcactgaaagtggcaacgcaggtggataaggagctaagaaggcagacggcatgcttgtcttcattgatcggggcattgagtataaaaattggcaagttatgctgcagctgtacagagccttagttaggccacacgtggaatattgcctacaattctggtcagcacattaccaaaaggatgtggaggctttggagagagtacagacgagatttaccaggatgtttcctggcctggagggtattagctgtcaggagaggttggataaactcggattgtattCACGAGAGCGAcggagttgagggacgacctgataaaagagtggatagtcagaagctttttcccaggttggaaaagtcaattaccaggtgacataggtttaaggtgcgcggggcaaagtttagaggagatgtgcgagggaagtttttttacacagagggcggtgagtgcctggaactcgctgccagaggaggtggtggaagcaggtacgatagtgacgtttaagaggcatcttgacgaatacatgattcggttgggaatagacggatacagaccctggaagcacagaagattttagtttatttatttttagatgtttttattctccattttcacattttccttcaaagtttacaccccacccacaaacagtaaacggtaacaaatacgaaATCAATCcctttaacaataccaacgatccattcctcccaccaccccaaacaacagcccacctgtcaatatatgcatccaatgaaACAaatcctcccacggtggcaacaaaaaacaaaggagaaaaagaaaaaggagtccgggaccgcccaggatcaccattaacctatagagtcgtccccccttacactcaacgccatccaacctctgaaagagtaccgtacatgatacccaagagttgtaaacaccccccagtctccaactcctccccagtctccaactcctcccgtccactgcctcctgtaaaactcctccccgcaacctcggttccttccccccaactttccaccgcggcgagaccactcggaccctgttctgccaggctccgatggccgcagcccctccccccacctcactcccgttcactggccggcttaaactggccagcgtggaggcccccacccgggtccctttcccccttgcccggccctaggaaaacccagaaatccccttttagcacagaaaccccgcatatccacctacaccccaaagaaccctcattacgactgaaagtcccatttcttctcTTGTCCAAACATATACAACATTggttcctttagcccatacacccgcacgcagtgaaacaaaaaagaagaaaatacagtcctgaggttacatcgtcccctggccatttctcaatt
This portion of the Scyliorhinus torazame isolate Kashiwa2021f chromosome 5, sScyTor2.1, whole genome shotgun sequence genome encodes:
- the LOC140420377 gene encoding uncharacterized protein: MHQQIHTGEKPFICSVCGKGFSDSSNLRIHQRVHTGEKPFICSQCEKGFTQLSNLRRHQRVHTGERPFTCSVCGKGFGHSTDLRIHERIHTGERPFTCTQCEKGFSRLSVLRRHQRVHTGERPFICSVCGKGFGDPSNLWVHQRVHTGEKPFTCSVCGKGFGHSSDLRIHQRIHTGERPFTCSQCEKGFTQSSSLQSHQRVHTGERPFTCSQCEKGFTTSSNLLAHQRVHTGERPFTCSQCEKGFTQSSHLQTHQRVHTGEKALSCSE